The following proteins are encoded in a genomic region of Montipora foliosa isolate CH-2021 chromosome 8, ASM3666993v2, whole genome shotgun sequence:
- the LOC137968336 gene encoding uncharacterized protein encodes MTDIIRQHGLEYHLYADDTQMYLTFNSVNEDLSTIKSSIESCVSDVRAWMSSNCLKLNDDKSELLIFHSKRVLRPNITAINIGEESISPVESCRNIGVTYDETLSFDEHIRSITKTAFWHLRNIYQIRHYLDTDSLLILVHAFITSKLDFCNSLLIGLPKCLLKRLQSVQNAAARLVSGSRKYDHISPVLHQLHWLPVDKRITYKILLMVFKCLHNLAPSYLSNLIIKYTPNRALRSSSKNLLVVPPSRTKGYGDRAFSVCGPKL; translated from the coding sequence ATGACAGACATCATTCGACAACATGGTTTGGAGTACCATCTCTACGCGGATGATACACAAATGTATCTGACATTCAATTCCGTTAATGAAGATCTATCTACTATAAAATCTAGCATTGAATCCTGTGTATCAGATGTTCGTGCCTGGATGTCTTCAAACTGCCTGAAGTTAAATGATGACAAATCCGAGTTATTAATCTTTCACTCCAAGCGAGTACTGCGTCCCAACATTACTGCCATCAACATCGGAGAGGAGTCAATAAGCCCCGTGGAGTCCTGTCGTAACATCGGTGTGACCTACGATGAAACATTATCTTTTGATGAGCACATCCGTTCTATCACCAAAACCGCGTTCTGGCATCTTAGGAACATATATCAGATACGCCACTATCTTGACACTGATTCACTGTTAATTTTGGTTCATGCATTCATCACAAGTAaattggatttttgcaactctCTTCTCATTGGTCTTCCAAAGTGTCTACTAAAACGACTTCAAAGTGTTCAAAATGCGGCGGCGAGATTGGTATCTGGATCCAGGAAGTATGATCACATCTCACCCGTACTGCACCAGCTACATTGGCTCCCTGTTGACAAACGCATCACCTACAAAATTTTACTCATGGTCTTCAAGTGTTTACACAACCTTGCTCCATCTTATCTTAGTAACTTGATCATAAAGTACACACCAAATAGAGCATTAAGATCTAGCTCTAAAAACTTGTTGGTTGTTCCTCCATCACGGACCAAGGGATATGGTGACAGGGCCTTCTCTGTATGCGGACCCAAATTATAA
- the LOC137968337 gene encoding uncharacterized protein, with amino-acid sequence MQAVCEGIETHVERSLVELEHHINVKELLAAFFAVQSFYPLHKNVLHIRLKIGNSTAVANINKYGSIKSPALNQLTREFWDWCLQRQLYLSAESITGVENCIADRLSRQLEKGGVEWCLNDQIFRTIRQMTFEPSIDLFASRLNAKVGLFVSWHPEPGCHSVDAFNLCWTPHQCYAFPPFCLIGRVLSKLQRDDVQQFLLIVLIWPTQTWYPVLLTLSVMKPILLPAMNNPLY; translated from the coding sequence ATGCAAGCAGTCTGCGAGGGCATTGAAACTCATGTAGAAAGGTCATTAGTAGAACTGGAGCATCACATAAATGTTAAAGAATTACTAGCTGCATTCTTTGCTGTTCAGTCATTCTATCCACTGCACAAAAATGTCCTCCACATCCGACTGAAAATTGGCAACTCTACAGCTGTTGCTAATATCAATAAATATGGCAGTATAAAGTCACCCGCGCTCAATCAACTGACTCGGGAATTTTGGGATTGGTGTTTACAGAGACAACTCTACCTTAGTGCAGAATCTATCACCGGGGTAGAGAATTGCATTGCTGATCGTCTGTCTAGACAACTAGAGAAGGGTGGTGTGGAGTGGTGTCTGAATGACCAGATATTCCGTACTATACGTCAAATGACTTTTGAGCCCAGTATAGATTTATTTGCATCTCGTTTAAATGCCAAAGTTGGTTTGTTTGTGTCATGGCACCCCGAACCGGGATGCCACAGTGTTGATGCATTTAATTTATGTTGGACACCTCATCAATGTTATGCGTTTCCTCCATTTTGTTTGATTGGTAGAGTGTTATCGAAACTTCAGAGGGACGATGTCCAGCAATTTCTTCTGATTGTACTTATCTGGCCAACACAGACTTGGTACCCGGTTTTACTGACTCTGTCAGTGATGAAACCTATCCTCCTACCAGCCATGAACAATCCACTCTACtga
- the LOC137968338 gene encoding uncharacterized protein has product MPETPDSKAGTPERNLLGQWKHICQLTQAIRDEELNGFLECHDIKWKFNLSRAPWWGGQFERLIGIVKTTMFKVIGRATLSWDELSEVLLDVETQVNRRPLSYVEDDLELPILTPASFLFQRSPQLPEEPAWQIKDKDLRRRVKFLKSCKDQLWNRWKREYLNSLRERHNLVHNIAKYQVKVGDAVIVRSDNKNRGKWPLAIVDAIYPGPDGHTRAVQLRTSKGVIQRPVQLLYPLELQSAPRVAQPALEQQLNANATTFRPRRAAGSTAAARIAQIAEEEESEQHDRISD; this is encoded by the coding sequence ATGCCTGAAACGCCTGATAGCAAGGCGGGGACGCCCGAGCGTAATTTACTCGGACAATGGAAGcacatttgtcaactgacgcaAGCAATAAGAGACGAAGAGTTGAATGGTTTCCTGGAATGCCATGACATTAAGTGGAAGTTCAACTTGAGTCGCGCGCCATGGTGGGGAGGTCAATTCGAACGGCTGATTGGCATTGTGAAGACAACGATGTTCAAGGTTATCGGGAGAGCCACCCTTTCCTGGGATGAGCTAAGTGAAGTATTGTTGGACGTTGAGACCCAAGTAAATCGCCGCCCTCTCAGCTATGTTGAAGACGACTTGGAGTTGCCTATCCTGACACCTGCTTCCTTTTTGTTCCAGCGCTCCCCCCAGCTCCCTGAAGAGCCAGCCTGGCAGATCAAGGACAAGGATTTGCGGAGACGAGTCAAATTTCTAAAGTCCTGCAAGGATCAGTTATGGAACAGGTGGAAGCGCGAGTACTTAAATTCCTTGCGAGAGCGCCACAATCTTGTCCACAATATAGCCAAGTACCAAGTCAAAGTTGGAGATGCCGTAATTGTACGGTCCGACAACAAGAATCGTGGCAAGTGGCCTCTAGCCATTGTCGATGCTATTTACCCGGGCCCTGACGGACATACGCGGGCTGTTCAGCTGAGGACCAGTAAGGGAGTCATCCAGCGACCTGTTCAACTCTTATATCCTTTAGAATTGCAGAGTGCGCCCAGGGTTGCCCAGCCAGCACTAGAGCAGCAACTGAACGCAAACGCCACCACGTTCAGACCAAGGAGAGCGGCAGGGAGCACCGCAGCAGCGAGAATCGCGCAGATTGCCGAGGAAGAAGAAAGCGAACAACATGACCGAATAAGTGACTGA